One segment of uncultured Tolumonas sp. DNA contains the following:
- a CDS encoding glycyl-radical enzyme activating protein yields MICNLQRYATHDGPGIRTVVFTKGCSLSCRWCQNPESRSRSLDLLYDERLCTQGCQRCTQHSSCFKREDSTSVVTILRHGLTENEMRLAADACPSSAISLCGDEMDVEQIMAQVRRDKAFYQRSGGGLTLSGGEPFMQPKLTQQVLQMARQEGIHTAVESCLHVPWHYIEPSLQFVDLWLVDLKHTDADKFLQWTDGQLPLIQHNIEKLGKSGANILFRVPIITDFNDDEITLNAIIQQAAKHYQQFGGSGEIHFLPYHTYGMHKYHLLGLDYDCARKPLDRPELLAFAEQQAKACGLTAILRG; encoded by the coding sequence ATGATCTGCAATCTGCAACGTTATGCCACCCATGATGGCCCTGGGATCAGAACAGTAGTGTTCACGAAAGGGTGCTCACTCAGTTGCCGCTGGTGCCAGAATCCGGAAAGTCGGTCGCGCAGTTTAGATCTGTTATACGACGAACGCCTGTGTACGCAGGGGTGTCAGCGTTGCACGCAGCATAGTTCCTGTTTTAAACGCGAGGATAGCACTTCAGTCGTAACTATTTTGCGACATGGACTCACAGAAAATGAGATGCGATTGGCTGCTGATGCTTGCCCAAGTAGTGCCATTTCACTTTGTGGCGATGAGATGGATGTCGAGCAAATCATGGCGCAAGTACGTCGTGATAAGGCGTTTTATCAGCGCAGTGGTGGGGGCCTGACTTTGTCAGGAGGCGAACCGTTTATGCAGCCAAAACTGACACAACAGGTGCTGCAAATGGCTCGTCAGGAAGGTATTCATACCGCAGTAGAGAGCTGCCTGCATGTGCCTTGGCATTACATAGAACCATCACTGCAATTTGTTGATTTGTGGCTGGTTGATCTGAAACACACCGATGCAGATAAGTTCCTGCAATGGACCGATGGTCAGTTGCCTTTAATCCAACACAATATTGAAAAACTAGGCAAAAGCGGCGCCAATATTTTATTTCGTGTGCCCATCATTACTGATTTCAACGATGACGAAATAACGCTGAACGCCATCATTCAGCAAGCGGCTAAGCACTATCAACAATTTGGTGGTAGTGGCGAAATCCATTTCCTGCCGTATCACACCTATGGCATGCACAAATACCATTTACTCGGGCTGGATTATGACTGTGCCCGAAAACCACTTGATCGACCCGAGTTACTGGCCTTTGCCGAGCAGCAAGCCAAAGCCTGTGGTCTGACTGCTATTCTGAGGGGGTAA
- the fsa gene encoding fructose-6-phosphate aldolase, which produces MEFYLDSADLNAIERLARFMPIQGVTTNPSIVAKGRKPLATVLPALRNIIGAENVLFAQVLADNAEEMVKEAEHLQALDPRLVVKIPVTPEGLLAIKLLKQRNIPTLGTAVYSPMQGLLAALAGASYVAPYVNRIDAQGGSGIKCVQELQQLLTLHAPHCQVLAASFKTPRQVLDCLLAGCTSVTLPIDVAEQLLRSPAVDAALVQFNQEWQEAFGA; this is translated from the coding sequence ATGGAGTTTTACCTTGATAGTGCCGACCTGAATGCCATTGAACGATTAGCGCGCTTTATGCCCATTCAAGGTGTCACCACTAACCCCAGTATTGTGGCAAAAGGACGTAAACCGTTAGCCACTGTGCTGCCAGCATTACGTAACATTATTGGTGCAGAAAATGTGTTGTTTGCACAGGTTCTGGCTGATAACGCCGAAGAAATGGTGAAAGAAGCCGAGCATCTACAAGCTCTAGATCCTCGCTTGGTAGTCAAGATCCCAGTAACCCCGGAAGGTCTGTTAGCGATCAAATTACTGAAACAGCGCAACATCCCAACACTGGGCACCGCGGTTTATTCCCCGATGCAGGGTTTGTTGGCCGCCTTAGCCGGTGCCAGTTATGTCGCGCCTTATGTGAACCGGATTGATGCTCAAGGTGGCAGTGGCATTAAGTGTGTGCAGGAATTACAGCAACTGCTCACGTTGCATGCCCCGCACTGTCAGGTTTTAGCCGCCAGCTTTAAAACGCCACGCCAAGTGTTAGATTGTTTATTAGCAGGTTGTACCAGCGTGACATTACCGATTGATGTAGCAGAACAGCTGTTACGCAGCCCGGCAGTCGACGCAGCTCTTGTACAATTTAATCAGGAATGGCAAGAAGCATTCGGCGCATAA
- the serS gene encoding serine--tRNA ligase, whose translation MLDPKFLRGDIEVAAERLALRGYKLDVAMVTALEEQRKELQTRTQELQAERNARSKAIGEAKRRGEDVAPLMAEVGTLGDDLEQCKKQQDEILEKMRQISLLMPNLPADSVPVGKDESENVEVRRWGTPRQFDFEAKDHVAVGEATGGLDFAVATKISGSRFVVLKGQIARMHRALAQFMLDLHTQQHGYTECYVPYLVNADSLLGTGQLPKFAEDLFHTAINGEGDEEGKVRKFSLIPTAEVPLTNIARDEIYDEKALPIKMTAHSPCFRSEAGSYGRDTRGLIRMHQFDKVEMVQLVHPEKSWDALEEMTGHAEKVLQLLGLPYRVMALCTGDMGFSAAKTYDLEVWLPAQNTYREISSCSNCTDFQARRMQARVRGADSKPQLLHTLNGSGLAVGRTLVAVLENYQQADGRIEVPEVLRPYMSGLTHIG comes from the coding sequence ATGCTTGATCCTAAATTTTTACGTGGTGACATCGAAGTAGCGGCAGAGCGTTTGGCGCTGCGTGGCTATAAACTGGATGTGGCTATGGTAACTGCGCTGGAAGAACAGCGTAAAGAACTGCAGACTCGTACTCAGGAATTGCAGGCGGAACGTAATGCCCGCTCGAAAGCGATCGGTGAAGCGAAGCGTCGCGGCGAAGATGTAGCGCCGTTGATGGCGGAAGTTGGCACATTGGGTGACGATTTAGAACAATGCAAAAAGCAGCAAGACGAGATCTTGGAAAAAATGCGTCAGATCTCCCTGTTAATGCCTAATCTGCCTGCTGATTCTGTACCAGTTGGGAAAGATGAAAGTGAAAACGTAGAAGTGCGCCGCTGGGGCACTCCTCGTCAGTTTGATTTCGAAGCCAAAGATCATGTTGCGGTGGGTGAAGCGACTGGCGGTCTGGACTTTGCCGTCGCGACTAAAATCTCCGGTTCACGTTTTGTCGTGCTGAAAGGCCAAATTGCCCGTATGCATCGTGCACTGGCGCAGTTCATGTTAGATCTGCACACCCAACAGCACGGCTACACCGAATGTTATGTGCCTTATCTGGTCAATGCAGACAGTTTGCTGGGTACCGGTCAATTGCCTAAATTTGCCGAAGATCTGTTTCACACTGCGATCAATGGTGAAGGTGATGAAGAGGGTAAGGTGCGTAAGTTCTCGCTGATCCCTACAGCGGAAGTGCCATTGACCAACATCGCCCGCGATGAAATCTATGACGAAAAAGCACTGCCAATCAAAATGACCGCCCACAGCCCATGCTTCCGTTCTGAAGCGGGTTCTTATGGTCGCGATACCCGCGGTCTGATCCGTATGCATCAGTTTGATAAAGTTGAAATGGTGCAGTTGGTTCATCCAGAGAAATCATGGGATGCACTGGAAGAGATGACAGGTCATGCAGAGAAAGTGCTGCAGCTGTTAGGCTTACCATATCGTGTGATGGCACTGTGTACCGGTGACATGGGCTTCTCGGCGGCCAAAACTTACGATTTGGAAGTTTGGTTGCCGGCGCAGAATACCTATCGTGAGATTTCATCTTGTTCTAATTGTACTGATTTCCAAGCTCGTCGCATGCAAGCGCGTGTGCGTGGTGCTGATAGCAAACCACAACTGCTGCATACACTGAACGGTTCTGGTTTAGCGGTTGGTCGTACCTTAGTTGCGGTGTTGGAAAACTACCAGCAAGCCGATGGTCGCATCGAAGTACCAGAAGTGTTGCGCCCTTACATGAGTGGCCTGACACACATCGGTTAA
- a CDS encoding replication-associated recombination protein A: MSNLSLDFASDFRPLAARMRPERLDQYIGQRHLLAEGKPLRRAIEAGHCHSMILWGPPGTGKTTLAELMARYCQADVERISAVTSGVKEIRAAIDRAKDNSYRGRRTLLFVDEVHRFNKSQQDAFLPHIEDGTIIFVGATTENPSFELNNALLSRARVYLLKRLTDDDIQQVVEQALTDTRGLAGEALQFEEGVLKALVQLVDGDARKALNYLELLNDMVETHNGVKRVDRHLLAAVSGEKVARFDNQGDVYYDLISAFHKSIRGSDPQAGLYWYARIVAAGGDPLYVARRLLAIASEDIGNADPNAMRVALAAWDCFERVGPAEGERAIAQAVVYLACAPKSNAVYVAWKAALQDAKTQPDYEVPPHLRNAPTKLMASLGYGEEYRYAHNEPGAYAAGECYFPPELEGREYYLPSERGAEKQIAQKLNYLSELDAQTTFQRYPKPR; this comes from the coding sequence ATGAGCAATCTGTCGCTGGATTTTGCTTCTGATTTTCGCCCTCTGGCTGCGCGGATGCGGCCAGAGCGGTTAGACCAGTATATTGGCCAGCGCCATTTACTGGCAGAAGGCAAACCGCTACGACGAGCAATTGAGGCTGGCCATTGTCACTCCATGATTTTATGGGGGCCGCCCGGCACGGGTAAAACCACCTTAGCCGAGCTGATGGCACGTTATTGTCAGGCCGATGTCGAACGTATTTCTGCGGTGACATCGGGCGTAAAAGAGATCCGAGCTGCCATTGATCGTGCGAAAGACAACAGCTACCGCGGTCGTCGCACTCTGCTGTTTGTCGATGAAGTGCATCGCTTCAATAAAAGCCAACAAGACGCCTTCTTACCCCATATCGAAGATGGCACTATCATCTTTGTCGGTGCTACTACGGAAAACCCCTCGTTTGAACTGAACAACGCGTTGTTATCGCGGGCCCGCGTCTATCTGCTGAAACGTCTGACCGATGATGATATTCAGCAAGTGGTCGAGCAAGCGTTAACCGATACTCGCGGATTGGCGGGTGAAGCATTGCAGTTCGAAGAGGGCGTGTTAAAAGCACTGGTGCAACTGGTCGATGGTGATGCGCGTAAAGCGTTGAATTACCTTGAACTGCTCAACGATATGGTTGAAACCCACAACGGCGTGAAACGGGTGGACCGTCATCTGCTGGCGGCAGTTTCCGGCGAAAAGGTGGCGCGTTTTGATAATCAGGGTGATGTTTATTACGATCTGATCTCTGCTTTTCATAAATCCATTCGCGGCTCTGATCCGCAGGCTGGGCTTTACTGGTATGCGCGCATTGTCGCCGCCGGTGGTGATCCGTTGTATGTTGCCCGCCGTTTACTCGCGATTGCATCGGAAGACATTGGCAACGCTGATCCGAATGCGATGCGTGTTGCACTCGCAGCATGGGACTGTTTCGAGCGGGTAGGGCCGGCAGAAGGGGAACGTGCGATTGCACAAGCGGTGGTATATCTGGCTTGTGCACCGAAAAGTAATGCGGTGTATGTTGCCTGGAAAGCGGCATTACAGGATGCCAAAACACAACCGGATTATGAAGTGCCACCGCATCTGCGTAATGCACCAACCAAGCTGATGGCATCGTTGGGGTATGGTGAGGAATATCGCTACGCGCACAATGAACCGGGTGCTTATGCGGCAGGTGAGTGTTATTTCCCGCCTGAATTAGAAGGACGAGAGTATTATCTGCCATCCGAACGTGGTGCCGAAAAACAGATCGCGCAAAAATTGAATTACCTGTCAGAGCTGGATGCTCAAACCACTTTTCAGCGGTATCCCAAACCGCGCTAA
- the lolA gene encoding outer membrane lipoprotein chaperone LolA, whose product MTTIAKWCAAGLTACIWSLSFNALADDSAALKKKLASIRQFSAHFEQTVTDAQGKPLQNGSGEMVLQRPDHFRWEAKKPDDNLILSDGKAVWLYDPFVEQVTVMSLSKAVVNTPFLLISSTDDKIWKNYLIDQDGSAFTITSKQKDQRIESLRMVFDNQNHITRMEVSEAQGQRSEFTLSAFNANPTIKADTFNFKTPEGVTVDDQR is encoded by the coding sequence ATGACAACAATTGCGAAATGGTGTGCGGCGGGTTTAACCGCTTGTATCTGGTCACTGAGTTTTAATGCATTGGCTGATGACAGTGCGGCGTTAAAGAAAAAATTGGCGAGTATTCGCCAGTTTAGCGCGCATTTTGAACAAACTGTGACTGATGCTCAGGGCAAGCCTTTGCAAAATGGCAGTGGTGAAATGGTGTTGCAACGCCCCGATCATTTTCGCTGGGAAGCCAAAAAACCAGATGACAATTTGATTCTGTCTGATGGCAAAGCCGTTTGGTTGTATGACCCGTTTGTTGAGCAGGTCACGGTAATGAGTTTAAGCAAAGCGGTGGTGAATACGCCGTTTCTGCTGATCTCCAGTACCGATGATAAAATCTGGAAAAATTACCTCATCGATCAAGATGGCTCGGCTTTCACCATCACCAGTAAACAAAAAGATCAACGCATCGAATCATTGCGTATGGTGTTTGATAATCAAAACCATATTACCCGGATGGAAGTGAGTGAAGCACAAGGCCAGCGCAGTGAATTTACACTGTCAGCTTTCAATGCTAACCCGACCATCAAAGCGGATACCTTCAACTTCAAAACACCGGAAGGTGTGACGGTTGACGACCAACGCTGA
- a CDS encoding DNA translocase FtsK 4TM domain-containing protein — MAAGKFTPMSGLRRVFETGLIVLTVAALFMLLSLITYHPSDPGWSQTAWGGTVHNAAGSAGAWLADLMFFVFGVFAYIIPVLVVIIGWAIFKAPYRLLEVDYFALGLRIIGFIALFLSMSAMGSMNFTDIHNFSSGGLIGDMLYTALLPIFGQLGTTLVLLCLIAASITLFTGWSWLMLAEKIGEAVTGVLNFIYTLPSRIVGWFAGKAGYQRVQSDVHDDHDSFTDDDDEDDFIPSPAGVDESVIPQRAPRFSFSRKPPVAVQNDDLDDEDDDVPAPATTERREPEFNLNPVKNNAARSEPTFTASWSALEDDDDWEPTMPWVTEDKENKPAVTATVQTSTVSSAPVSVAVQPAPAAAPTPLQVAEQALLDRARKKAAIGDLPSFNLLETPPPKVQMMSKEELDRIARLVESKLADYNVQARVVGVYPGPVITRFELDLAPGMKASKITGLSRDLARSLSAVSVRVVEVIPGKPYIGLELPNRYRQTVHLREVIDSDAFRNASSPLTLVLGQDIAGEATVVDLAKMPHVLVAGTTGSGKSVGVNAMIISMLYKATPEEVRFIMIDPKMLELSVYEGIPHLLTEVVTDMKDAANALRWCVGEMERRYKLMSVMGVRNLKGYNAKIGAALDSGNPIKDPFWRPNDSFEEEAPDLERLPHIVVIVDEFADMMMMVGKKVEELIARIAQKARAAGIHLILATQRPSVDVITGLIKANIPTRISFQVSSKIDSRTILDQQGAEALLGMGDMLYMPPGDNNPARVHGAFVSDNEVHRVVDDWKLRGEPNYIDEILNGEITAENALPGEQTSRDEDLDPLFDEAVEFVVESRRGSTSSVQRRFKIGYNRAARLIEQMEGHGIVSAPGSNGQREVLSPAPMRD; from the coding sequence TTGGCTGCTGGAAAGTTTACGCCGATGTCAGGTTTACGGCGCGTTTTTGAGACGGGGTTAATAGTTTTAACGGTTGCCGCGTTATTCATGCTGCTTTCATTAATTACTTACCATCCGTCTGATCCGGGTTGGTCGCAAACGGCCTGGGGCGGCACAGTACATAACGCCGCAGGTAGTGCGGGTGCATGGCTGGCTGATCTGATGTTTTTTGTCTTCGGGGTGTTTGCTTATATTATCCCAGTGCTGGTCGTGATCATCGGCTGGGCTATTTTCAAAGCACCATATCGCTTATTGGAAGTGGACTATTTTGCCTTAGGTTTACGCATTATCGGTTTCATTGCGCTGTTTCTGTCGATGTCTGCCATGGGCAGTATGAATTTCACTGATATTCATAACTTCTCCTCGGGCGGATTGATCGGTGACATGCTGTATACCGCGCTATTGCCGATCTTTGGTCAGTTAGGCACCACACTGGTGTTGCTGTGTCTGATTGCTGCCAGTATTACGCTCTTCACCGGTTGGTCATGGCTCATGCTGGCCGAGAAAATTGGCGAAGCAGTGACCGGCGTGTTGAATTTTATTTATACGCTGCCAAGTCGCATCGTTGGTTGGTTTGCTGGTAAAGCGGGTTATCAACGGGTGCAATCTGATGTGCATGATGATCATGATTCATTCACAGATGATGACGATGAGGATGATTTTATCCCGTCACCGGCTGGCGTTGATGAGAGCGTCATTCCCCAACGTGCGCCACGTTTTTCATTTAGCCGCAAACCACCGGTTGCAGTACAAAACGATGATCTCGATGACGAGGACGATGATGTACCAGCCCCTGCAACTACAGAGCGTCGCGAGCCGGAATTTAATCTTAATCCGGTGAAGAATAACGCTGCTCGTAGTGAACCTACTTTTACGGCTAGCTGGTCAGCATTAGAAGATGATGATGACTGGGAACCCACCATGCCGTGGGTGACTGAAGATAAAGAGAATAAACCGGCAGTAACTGCGACTGTACAAACTAGTACTGTATCAAGTGCGCCAGTGAGCGTCGCTGTGCAACCGGCTCCTGCGGCGGCACCAACCCCGCTACAAGTTGCTGAACAGGCGTTGTTAGACCGGGCTCGTAAAAAAGCCGCAATTGGTGATTTACCATCGTTTAATTTGCTGGAAACGCCACCACCGAAAGTGCAAATGATGAGCAAAGAAGAGCTCGATCGTATTGCGCGCTTGGTGGAATCCAAACTGGCTGATTACAACGTGCAAGCCCGTGTGGTGGGTGTTTATCCTGGCCCAGTGATCACTCGTTTTGAGCTGGATCTGGCTCCGGGTATGAAAGCCAGCAAGATCACTGGGTTATCCCGTGATCTGGCGCGTTCACTCTCTGCCGTGAGCGTGCGAGTGGTTGAAGTTATTCCGGGTAAACCATATATCGGGTTGGAATTACCGAACCGTTATCGTCAAACCGTACATCTGCGCGAAGTGATCGACAGTGATGCCTTCCGCAATGCAAGTAGCCCATTAACGCTGGTGTTAGGTCAAGACATTGCAGGTGAAGCAACCGTTGTGGATCTGGCGAAAATGCCACATGTGCTGGTAGCAGGAACCACAGGCTCGGGTAAATCAGTTGGCGTGAACGCCATGATCATTTCGATGCTATATAAAGCCACACCAGAAGAGGTGCGCTTTATCATGATCGACCCGAAAATGCTGGAATTGTCAGTTTATGAAGGCATTCCGCATCTGCTGACTGAAGTGGTTACTGACATGAAAGATGCCGCCAATGCGCTGCGCTGGTGTGTTGGTGAGATGGAACGTCGCTATAAACTGATGTCCGTCATGGGCGTGCGTAACCTGAAAGGCTATAACGCTAAAATCGGTGCGGCACTGGATTCGGGCAATCCAATTAAAGACCCATTCTGGCGTCCGAATGATTCCTTTGAGGAAGAAGCGCCAGATCTGGAGCGCTTGCCGCATATCGTGGTGATCGTCGATGAGTTTGCCGACATGATGATGATGGTTGGCAAAAAGGTGGAAGAGCTGATTGCGCGTATTGCTCAAAAAGCGCGTGCGGCAGGTATTCACCTGATTCTGGCGACTCAGCGTCCATCGGTTGATGTTATTACGGGCTTAATTAAAGCGAATATCCCAACGCGTATTTCGTTCCAAGTGTCATCGAAAATCGATTCACGGACCATTCTGGATCAACAAGGTGCCGAAGCATTGTTGGGTATGGGTGACATGCTGTATATGCCACCAGGGGATAATAACCCTGCGCGTGTGCACGGTGCGTTTGTCAGTGATAATGAAGTGCATCGCGTAGTGGATGACTGGAAACTGCGTGGCGAACCAAACTACATCGATGAAATTCTGAATGGTGAGATCACCGCAGAAAATGCGCTGCCGGGTGAACAAACTAGTCGTGATGAAGATTTAGATCCGTTATTTGATGAAGCCGTTGAATTTGTCGTGGAATCACGTCGTGGTTCTACTTCCAGCGTACAACGTCGTTTTAAAATCGGTTATAACCGTGCGGCACGTCTGATTGAACAGATGGAAGGCCATGGAATTGTCAGTGCACCGGGTAGTAATGGGCAACGCGAAGTGCTGTCACCAGCACCTATGAGAGACTGA
- the lrp gene encoding leucine-responsive transcriptional regulator Lrp: MLEEQIRLRDLDRIDRNILNELQKDGRISNVELSKRVGLSPTPCLERVRRLERQGFIEGYTAILNPHYLEASLLVFVEITLQKGAPDVFEQFNKAVLSLEEIQECHLVSGDFDYLLKTRVPDMSAYRRLLGETLLRLPGVSDTRTYVVMEEVKQTSRLVINTR; this comes from the coding sequence ATGCTGGAAGAACAGATCAGACTCAGGGATTTGGATCGTATAGATAGAAACATCCTGAATGAACTGCAAAAAGACGGTCGCATCTCGAATGTTGAGCTGTCTAAACGTGTGGGGTTAAGCCCAACGCCATGTCTGGAGCGTGTAAGACGCCTGGAACGGCAAGGCTTTATCGAAGGTTATACCGCTATTCTTAACCCCCATTATCTGGAAGCCTCGCTGCTGGTATTCGTAGAGATCACGCTGCAGAAAGGTGCGCCGGATGTATTCGAACAATTTAACAAAGCGGTTCTTTCTTTAGAAGAAATACAGGAATGCCACTTAGTTTCTGGTGATTTCGACTATTTGTTAAAGACGCGTGTGCCAGATATGTCTGCATATCGTCGGTTGTTGGGTGAAACGCTGCTGCGCTTACCAGGTGTGAGTGATACGCGCACCTATGTGGTGATGGAAGAGGTCAAACAGACCAGTCGTTTGGTCATTAACACCCGTTAA
- the ald gene encoding alanine dehydrogenase yields MIIGVPKEIKIHEYRIGMTPASVRELTARGHTVLVETDAGKAIGYTNERYTAAGADIVSDAHHVFAAAEMIVKVKELQTTERALLRPGQILFTYLHLAPDLPQTQDLLKSGAICIAYETVTDDKGGLPLLAPMSEVAGRMAIQAGATALEKSHGGAGVLLGGVPGVAPAKVVILGGGVVGSNAARIAIGMRADVTVLDKNTDTLRKLDSEFKGAAKLIYSTAETIEHAVLDADLVIGGILLPGAAAPKLITAAMVKQMKAGSAIVDVAIDQGGCAETSHATTHSNPTYIVDDVVHYCVANMPGAVARTATQALNNATLPFIIKLAEQGYAAALNNDKHLRKGLNVFKGQLTCAEVGQAHGLPTISAEQALSADQD; encoded by the coding sequence ATGATAATCGGAGTCCCAAAGGAAATAAAAATCCATGAATATCGCATAGGTATGACGCCAGCTAGTGTACGCGAATTGACCGCCAGAGGCCACACCGTACTAGTAGAAACTGATGCCGGTAAGGCGATTGGCTATACAAATGAGCGCTATACCGCGGCTGGTGCGGATATTGTCAGCGATGCACACCATGTTTTTGCTGCTGCGGAGATGATTGTCAAAGTAAAAGAATTGCAAACGACCGAACGCGCCCTGCTACGTCCAGGGCAAATTTTATTCACTTATTTACATCTGGCACCCGATCTCCCCCAAACGCAGGATCTGCTGAAAAGTGGCGCTATCTGTATTGCCTATGAAACTGTTACCGATGATAAAGGCGGCCTTCCTTTACTTGCTCCCATGTCAGAAGTGGCAGGTCGGATGGCCATTCAGGCCGGAGCAACAGCTTTAGAAAAATCACATGGTGGTGCCGGCGTCTTATTAGGTGGCGTTCCCGGCGTCGCGCCCGCAAAAGTGGTCATTTTAGGTGGTGGTGTTGTTGGCTCGAATGCCGCACGAATTGCCATTGGTATGCGTGCTGATGTGACTGTGCTGGATAAAAACACCGATACCCTGCGTAAACTGGACAGTGAATTCAAAGGTGCCGCCAAATTGATTTATTCCACGGCGGAAACTATCGAGCATGCGGTTTTAGACGCTGATCTGGTCATTGGCGGTATTTTATTGCCGGGTGCGGCCGCGCCTAAACTCATTACTGCAGCGATGGTCAAACAGATGAAAGCCGGCTCTGCCATTGTAGATGTGGCGATCGATCAAGGCGGTTGTGCTGAAACCTCACATGCCACGACACACAGCAACCCAACTTACATTGTGGATGATGTAGTGCATTACTGTGTTGCCAATATGCCCGGTGCCGTTGCGCGCACTGCAACACAAGCATTAAATAACGCCACCCTGCCCTTTATTATCAAACTGGCGGAACAAGGTTATGCCGCGGCTTTAAATAATGACAAACATCTGCGTAAAGGGCTGAACGTCTTTAAAGGACAATTAACTTGTGCAGAAGTGGGACAAGCACATGGATTACCAACCATTTCAGCCGAACAGGCATTAAGCGCAGATCAAGACTGA
- the trxB gene encoding thioredoxin-disulfide reductase, translating to MTQAKHSKLLILGSGPAGYTAAVYAARANLEPVLITGMQQGGQLTTTTEVENWPGDAEGLTGPALMDRMKAHAEHFDTKILFDHINAVDLQQKPFTLTGDNGTYTCDALIIATGASARYLGLESEEAFKGRGVSACATCDGFFYRGQKVAVVGGGNTAVEEALYLANIASEVHLIHRRDSFRSEKILIKRLYDKVEQGIIKLHLDRTLEEVLGDEMGVTGVRLRSTKDDSLEDVEVMGAFIAIGHSPNTAIFDGQLAMQNGYLKVKGGSDGFATQTSIEGVFAAGDVADHIYRQAITSAGTGCMAALDAERYLDSLAK from the coding sequence ATGACCCAGGCAAAACACAGTAAGCTGCTAATTCTCGGATCAGGCCCAGCCGGTTATACCGCTGCCGTTTATGCTGCGCGAGCCAATCTGGAACCTGTATTAATCACCGGTATGCAGCAAGGTGGCCAGCTAACCACCACTACTGAAGTGGAAAACTGGCCTGGTGATGCCGAAGGCTTGACCGGCCCGGCATTAATGGATCGCATGAAAGCGCATGCGGAACATTTTGACACCAAGATCCTGTTCGACCATATCAATGCCGTCGATCTGCAGCAAAAACCATTTACCCTGACAGGCGATAACGGCACGTATACCTGTGATGCACTGATCATTGCCACCGGCGCTTCCGCGCGTTATCTGGGGTTAGAGTCTGAAGAAGCATTTAAAGGCCGCGGTGTGTCTGCCTGCGCCACTTGTGATGGCTTTTTCTATCGAGGACAGAAAGTGGCCGTCGTCGGTGGCGGTAATACCGCAGTTGAAGAAGCACTGTATCTGGCTAACATCGCCTCAGAAGTGCATTTGATCCACCGTCGTGACAGCTTCCGCTCAGAAAAAATTCTGATCAAACGTCTGTATGACAAAGTGGAACAAGGCATCATTAAATTACATCTCGACCGTACCCTGGAAGAAGTATTGGGTGACGAAATGGGGGTTACCGGTGTTCGCCTGCGCAGCACCAAAGACGACTCACTGGAAGATGTTGAAGTAATGGGTGCCTTCATCGCTATCGGCCACAGCCCGAACACTGCTATTTTTGATGGCCAGTTAGCCATGCAAAACGGCTATTTGAAAGTGAAAGGCGGCAGCGACGGTTTTGCCACTCAAACCAGCATTGAAGGTGTCTTTGCTGCCGGTGATGTTGCCGATCACATCTACCGTCAAGCGATCACCTCTGCCGGTACGGGTTGTATGGCGGCTCTGGATGCGGAACGTTACCTCGACAGTCTGGCAAAATAA